One Malus domestica chromosome 11, GDT2T_hap1 genomic region harbors:
- the LOC103448921 gene encoding histone H2A variant 1-like translates to MAGKGGKGLIAAKTTAANKDKEKEKDKKRPVSRSSRAGIQFPVGRIHRQLKQRIAAHGRVGATAAVYLASILEYLTAEVLELAGNASKDLKVKRITPRHLQLAIRGDEELDTLIKGTIAGGGVIPHIHKSLINKTSKE, encoded by the exons ATGGCGGGCAAAGGCGGGAAGGGGCTTATTGCAGCGAAAACCACAGCGGctaacaaggacaaagaaaaggagaagGACAAGAAGAGGCCTGTTTCTCGTTCATCTCGCGCTGGTATCCAG TTTCCGGTGGGTCGAATTCATAGGCAGCTGAAACAGCGAATTGCTGCTCATGGCCGTGTTGGTGCCACTGCTGCTGTGTACTTGGCCTCAATCCTCGAGTACCTAACTGCTGAGGTTCTTGAGTTGGCCGGGAATGCTAGCAAGGATCTCAAGGTCAAGAGAATCACACCCAGGCATCTGCAACTAGCCATCAGGGGAGATGAGGAGCTGGACACTCTGATCAAGGGAACCATTGCTGGCGGTGGTGTCATCCCCCACATCCACAAGTCCCTCATCAACAAGACTTCCAAGGAGTAA